Genomic window (Methanobrevibacter sp. TMH8):
GATTTATTGCAAGAGATTGAGAATAGGTTCCAGGGCAGTTTTTAATAGTAGCTAAATGTTCAGTCTCAACAGAAGTATCATTAATAACTTTTCCTTTAAATATAATTGAAGAACCTTCAGAATTATTCCCTAATTTCTTAGTATAATCTGTATAAAAATTCCCATCTTTATCAAATGCTAAATTATTGAATTTCTTAATTTTATGATTATTTATTGTTAATGAAAAATTATATATCTTTTTAGGTTTTAATTCATCCATATCGATATTCATTAGTTTTAATGAAGAATTAGAACCATCGTCCTGCCACATCCACATAGAGTTATCTTTTGAATTATAAGATAAAGATTGGCCATGACCAGTATTGAATACTGGTCCAACTTTGATAGCTTTTTTAATAGCTTCCTGATCTTTTGTTAATTTATCATTTTGCTGTAAATCATATCCCAAATCCCTCATAGCACTTAAATTACTTGTAGTTAAGTTATATTTCTTTAAAATATCTGTATCATACCGGACAATGAATCCTTTATTTAAATTATAACCTGAAGAAGTCAAAACATACATGTATTTTCCATGCATAGCTATTGATTGGCAATTATACCAATATTCATTTGTACCTGTGTTTTTAGGTTCTTTCCACGCCATTGGTAAGAAATATTCTGTTTTAAATGTGTAATTTCTATTTCCATCAATAGTTTTTATTAAATTTTTTTCTGTTTCAATACCATTTGTACTTTCAAAAAAAGGAGAAATGTCATAGTTTCTATTAATCTTTACAAAATCAGGACAGTTATTATTGTCTATGAATATAGGAGCATTTTTTGAACTTTCAATTTTACTATCTTTTAAGCCAAACATCTCGCCATAAGATGAAATCACAGAAATCATAGATAATACTAAAAAGGATATTATTATAATTAAAAAGATTTTAATATATTTATTATTTAACAAATTTTCACCATATCAAAAATAAGAATTATATATTTGAAACTGAACTTATATATATTTTTTGTATAAATATTTAAATTTTATTTAATTAAAAACAAGAAAGATATCCAAAATTAAATAAAATAATTAAATCTTCGGATAGACTAATAAAAATTAGTAAAAATTAATCAAATTTAGTAAAAATTAATGAAAGCTAATAAAAATTAATAAAAGTTAATGGAAATTGATAAAAATTAATAAAAAATATTTAAATTTTTTAATTAAAAAACTAGTAATCATGATTTCTGAATATAGATACTATCAACCATATCCCTAAAATAGCACTTATTAAAAATCCAGCAATCCCTAAAAGAGAATATCCAAATAACATAGTTCCTCTATTAGAAAGTATGATTAAAGAAGATCCAATTAGTAATGCTGATAAAATAAGAGATAATGAAAGTCTGTTTGTCATCCTATCTAAATTCTTATGTTCAAGTTCAATGACTAATTTTCCCTCTTCTAACTTATAAAGAGCTTTAGATAGATTTAAAGGAAGTGTCTTTATTATATGTTCAATTTCAAAAATATTACTTTTAAAAAAATCTATTAATTTAAATGGATTTAGTTTTTTTCTAGTCATTCGCCTAGCTTGTGGTTCGAGAACAGCTATGGTATTGAAATTAGGATCTAATTCAATACCCGTCTCTTCTAACATTGAAAGTCCTTTAGAAATTAAAACAAATTCTCGAGGTAATATAACATCATAAGTTCTCATAATAGATATCATATCCATCATCCCACCATGAACACCTTTAAGTTCCATTCCATAGTATTTATTAACTAAATCCATGAAATCATATTGTAATGCTCTTCGATCAATATTATCTTTTAAAACACCCATATATCCCAATTGACTAACCATTCCTTTAACATTCCTTTCAATAAGATATATGAACAATTCAGTTAAATTTTCACGAAATTCAGAATCTAAAACACCCATCATTCCGAAATCTATATAACAAACAACATTATCTTCAAGTATATAAATATTAGAAGGATGAGGATCAGCGTGGAAAAATCCATGATCAACAACCTGTTTAAAGTATGATTCAATTCCTCTTTTAGCAATTAACTTTTTATCATATATTCCTTCACTAAGAACAACGTCGGAAATCTTTTCCCCTTGAATAAGTTCCATAGTTAGAACTTTTTTAGTTGAAAAATCACCATATGCTTTTGGTACATATACCGTAGGATCATTTTCAAAAATAATAGAAAATCTTTTCAAATTATTAAACTCTTGGAAATAGTCAATTTCTTTTAAAATAGATCTTTCAAACTCTTTTACAATAATAGGAAAATTATAAGTTTTGGCCTGTGGAATATATTGATCAATTCGTTTTGCTAAAAATTTCATTATAGAAAGATCAGTTTTTATTATCTCTTCTATATTGGGTTTTTGAATTTTAACTGCAACATAAGGACCATCTATTAATTTAGCTACATGTACCTGACCAATAGAGGCAGAAGATAAAGGAATTTCATAAAATATTTCAAATATATCTTCTATTGAACTTCCTAATTCTCTCTCAACAGTACGCCTTATCTCAGCAAAAGAGACTAGTGGATTGTCATACTGCATTTTAGAAAACTCTAAAGCAATATCTTCCCCTACTAAATCAGGGCGAGTACTTATCATTTGACCTAATTTAATGTAAGCTGGACCTAATTCTTGTAATGTTTTTCTTAATCGAATAGGTAAAGAACTATCTAATTCTTCCATTGATTCATAATTATGAGAGTGTCTAATAATAGGTATTTTGTGTTTCAATCCTATTCTTTCAATAATATAATCAAACTCATATTTACTTAAAACTTTCAATATTTCATTCAATCTTTTTAAGTTTGAATTGTTTTTTCTTCTGATTATATTCATAATTAAATAATAGTTTTTAATATTATAAATAATTTTTATAAAAATCAATAAAATGATAAAATAAAAATAAATAATAAAAATAGTAATAAAGAATATAAATCAATGAAATTAAATATAAGTAAAAATAAACAGATGAAAATAATAAAAAAACATTTAAATATGAACATTATAGAATATAGATAAAAATAAACAGATGAAAATAATAAAAAAACATTTAAATATAAACATTATAGAATATAGATAAAAATAAACAGATGAAAATAATAAAAAAACATTTAAATATAAACATTATAGAATATAGATAAAAATAAACAGATGAAAATAATAAAAAAACTATAATATAAGTATAAATAAATATTTGATGTTTAAACAATATTTAATTTAAAATAATCATCTATTTCAGTAATTTGTTCTTCAGATAATCCTGTTTTTTCAATTATATCCCCCATTGTCATATTGGTGTACATATATTTCTGAAAAACATTTAATAATGGTTCTCCAACTTCTATTACATGTTTATCTGGATCATAGAATCGGATGAATCTTTGTCCCCAAGGAACTTCTATAGTGTCATGAAGAAGTTCTACATTATGAGATTTCACTTTTTCCACAATGCCATCATAATCAGATGCTTCGAAACATATCTCAATATCATTAGCTTTACTAAGGCTTACACTATTTTTATTTTTATCAGTAGATCCTGTCCAAGAATCAATTGTTTGAAGTGAAAAGCCTCCATAAGTAACATTAGAACCTAAATCTATAGTTGCCTCCTGATTTAAAATCTTTTCATAAAAAGCTCTAGATTTTTCCATGTCTTTAACTAATAAAACTGCAGACATAAATTTCATAATCATCACTACCTTAAAGTTTATTTATAATAAAATTATGTGAAAATCAATATCAATTAAACCTATTTAATACTAATAAAAATAGTTTAAGGATATAAATTTTCTTAAATTAATTAATTATCTATCAATATCATCAATATTATTATCAATATCATCAATAATTCAAATGTAAGTTATTATAATCAATTTTCTATCATTAACCATTTTTATAATGTTATAAAATTTAAATAAGAAGAATAGATTGTTATCTAAAGTAAAAAGAATTTTATTGAATTATAAGAGTATTTAAGAGTGTTTGTTTTATGAAACTTTTTTTATATATTACTAGTGATTTAATTGATTTAAAGCTTAATCATTATATTAAATGGATTATTAGCAAAATTAAATTATTAATTTTTTGAAATCATATATTTATAAAATTTTAATAAGTCTTTATAAATCTAAATAAAAATATTAAATTATTTGAATGTTTATAAATTCATATTACTATGGGTTAAAATCTCAAAAACTACTGCAAGATCTAATAATTGAAACCTAAAGCTATTTACTTCTAATAAAAATTATAATAAATATAGAAAAATAGATGTTAGCTTTCATTGTAACTATTCTAAAAACAGTAAACTTTTAAGTTATTAAAGTATGTATAACATTGCTTATATATTTTACGAATTTCAGTCTATTAAAATAAAACTAAAAATATTATTAAAAACATATAATTTATATGTGAAAATATGAAAGATGAAAATAAAATGAATTCATTGAATTATTCTGAAAATGAAAAAAATTTTACAGATAAAAGGGAAAAATTAGTTAATATTCTTTCAGAAAATGGATTTATAAAAACAAAAGAAGTTAAAAGAGCTATAGGTACGGTTCCAAGAGAAGAATTTATTCCAGAAGAGAATAGAGCTTATGCATATCTTGATCGCCCTATAAGATTAATTGAAGGACAGACTATTTCTGCCCCACATATGGTAGCTATCATATGTGAAATTCTTCAATTTGAGGAAGGGATGAATGTTTTAGAAATTGGAACTGGTTTTGGATATAATGCAGCAGCAGTATCAGAAATGATGAATAAAAAAACCCATGTTTATACTATTGAAAGAATCGGGTCTTTAGCTAAAATCGCAAAAGAAAATCTAAAAAAAACAGGTTATGATGAAGTTATAGATATAATATTAGGTGATGGAACTTTAGGTTATGAAACAAAAGCACCTTATGATAGAATATATGGAACTGCAAGTGCACCGTATATATCAGAACCTCTCAAAAAACAGTTAAAAGTAGGTGGAAAACTTTTAATGCCTGTTGGAAAATATCCTGAGCCCCAAGATCTAATTTTACTTACAAAAGAATCAGAAAACAAATATAAAGAAGATTACTTAGGAAAAGTAGACTTTGTTCCAATGATTGGAAAATATGGGCATGATGAATAAACACGAATAAAAAAA
Coding sequences:
- a CDS encoding AarF/ABC1/UbiB kinase family protein gives rise to the protein MKVLSKYEFDYIIERIGLKHKIPIIRHSHNYESMEELDSSLPIRLRKTLQELGPAYIKLGQMISTRPDLVGEDIALEFSKMQYDNPLVSFAEIRRTVERELGSSIEDIFEIFYEIPLSSASIGQVHVAKLIDGPYVAVKIQKPNIEEIIKTDLSIMKFLAKRIDQYIPQAKTYNFPIIVKEFERSILKEIDYFQEFNNLKRFSIIFENDPTVYVPKAYGDFSTKKVLTMELIQGEKISDVVLSEGIYDKKLIAKRGIESYFKQVVDHGFFHADPHPSNIYILEDNVVCYIDFGMMGVLDSEFRENLTELFIYLIERNVKGMVSQLGYMGVLKDNIDRRALQYDFMDLVNKYYGMELKGVHGGMMDMISIMRTYDVILPREFVLISKGLSMLEETGIELDPNFNTIAVLEPQARRMTRKKLNPFKLIDFFKSNIFEIEHIIKTLPLNLSKALYKLEEGKLVIELEHKNLDRMTNRLSLSLILSALLIGSSLIILSNRGTMLFGYSLLGIAGFLISAILGIWLIVSIFRNHDY
- a CDS encoding VOC family protein — encoded protein: MKFMSAVLLVKDMEKSRAFYEKILNQEATIDLGSNVTYGGFSLQTIDSWTGSTDKNKNSVSLSKANDIEICFEASDYDGIVEKVKSHNVELLHDTIEVPWGQRFIRFYDPDKHVIEVGEPLLNVFQKYMYTNMTMGDIIEKTGLSEEQITEIDDYFKLNIV
- a CDS encoding protein-L-isoaspartate(D-aspartate) O-methyltransferase → MKDENKMNSLNYSENEKNFTDKREKLVNILSENGFIKTKEVKRAIGTVPREEFIPEENRAYAYLDRPIRLIEGQTISAPHMVAIICEILQFEEGMNVLEIGTGFGYNAAAVSEMMNKKTHVYTIERIGSLAKIAKENLKKTGYDEVIDIILGDGTLGYETKAPYDRIYGTASAPYISEPLKKQLKVGGKLLMPVGKYPEPQDLILLTKESENKYKEDYLGKVDFVPMIGKYGHDE